Proteins found in one Mytilus edulis chromosome 2, xbMytEdul2.2, whole genome shotgun sequence genomic segment:
- the LOC139510456 gene encoding putative leucine-rich repeat-containing protein DDB_G0290503, producing MSNTFETCNICGSNDWIQFCENCGTKCCKKCYELHDASVCSYIKDSKCHLCGIHSELPNSVTGYCFQCQHLVCEFCQTIEVHDDHSIVGLTEALFIVQSEQYTESDEKRSFDMTSDTKKLLETLTIQIENQCKKIVDCISERKCKLLSELNEHKQYLEEYATEMERDIQSVREKMSEFKTSRAVFPLLFLHKWQTFAKQMNKLEKPPDRLTFLCGLINIYNLDEQFGKLQNVHPQKGMIDEEVDKLASDDAFKVKDTDMVSSQYKKILTQNESLKREVVGLKSEQETSKTEISYMIQLSEETCQFVKDCNNKLEDSRFHVNETYMVKRLDNNHMDSYADRMNYITEQFHMMKEHGIQKEKGFVEQLTGMAQLTNELTCDINQKQLEIKKMNKLSYDPQFKAKQISKLKVKASDAWKEKQKLYDTIEKQQKEHNKEIEYLNSKIKNQSDLLKQVQSEKNRIDEENRQTREQTKTTVKEKEENILQLKEEIKGHQVRFKDNTNKLSQCETERMNLRQILKEKKENIKYLIQEKDELQTRLSSIASEKLSKGNPTITDLGDPNRPMKIGDKYGELYDNEWTDAMEFINDIKSFYSVSEHIDIEEVIVLHLCQLLKICYNECLSLADEQIDNIGKTISETLCLNVNSRSDFYNFPACKDVVVQRIQKSDHFVKHLLANKIIGKTAMHNWEYVNKNGDVMEYLMKTPFFDQCVNLCWCMVIQDPVMYLDGDITQGKTFDKNTYKEFVKSGNKVKYVVWPALFLHKDGPLLHKGIVQAYWDLN from the coding sequence ATGTCGAATACTTTTGAGACTTGTAATATTTGCGGATCTAATGATTGGATTCAGTTTTGTGAAAACTGTGGGACTAAGTGCTGTAAAAAATGCTATGAACTTCATGACGCAAGTGTATGTTCATATATCAAGGACAGTAAATGTCATCTCTGTGGAATTCACAGCGAACTTCCTAATTCTGTGACCGGATATTGTTTCCAGTGTCAACATTTAGTATGCGAATTCTGTCAGACAATAGAGGTCCATGATGATCATTCGATCGTGGGTTTAACTGAGGCTTTATTTATCGTACAATCGGAACAATATACAGAGAGTGATGAAAAACGTTCATTTGACATGACTTCTGATACAAAGAAACTCCTAGAAACCTTAACAATTCAAATAGAAAATCAGTGTAAAAAGATAGTTGATTGTATTTCAGAGAGGAAATGTAAGCTTTTATCAGAACTAAACGAACACAAACAATATCTAGAAGAATATGCCACTGAAATGGAGAGAGACATCCAAAGTGTCAGAGAGAAAATGTCGGAATTTAAAACGTCAAGAGCTGTATTTCCACTACTGTTTTTGCATAAATGGCAAACTTTTGCAAAACAAATGAATAAGCTTGAAAAACCTCCTGACCGACTAACATTTCTTTGTGgattaataaacatatataactTAGATGAGCAGTTCGGAAAGTTACAAAATGTACATCCACAAAAAGGCATGATTGATGAAGAGGTTGACAAGTTAGCATCTGATGACGCATTTAAGGTTAAAGACACAGACATGGTTTCAagccaatataaaaaaattctaacaCAGAATGAATCGCTGAAAAGGGAAGTCGTTGGTCTAAAATCAGAACAAGAAACGTCAAAAACTGAGATAAGTTACATGATACAACTGTCAGAGGAAACGTGCCAATTTGTAAAAGACTGCAATAATAAACTGGAAGACAGTCGTTTTCATGTAAATGAAACATACATGGTCAAAAGATTAGACAACAATCACATGGACTCATATGCTGATCGAATGAATTATATCACAGAGCAATTCCATATGATGAAAGAGCATGGCATTCAAAAGGAAAAAGGATTTGTGGAGCAGCTGACAGGAATGGCTCAATTGACAAATGAATTGACATGCGACATAAACCAAAAACAActtgaaataaagaaaatgaataagtTATCGTATGATCCACAGTTCAAGGCCAAGCAAATTTCTAAATTAAAAGTAAAGGCATCCGATGCatggaaagaaaaacaaaagttatATGACACTATAGAGAAACAACAAAAAGAACACAATAAAGAAATCGAGTACCTTAATAGTAAAATAAAGAATCAATCAGATCTGTTGAAACAAGTTCAAAGCGAGAAGAATAGAATTGATGAGGAAAATAGACAAACCCGAGAGCAAACAAAAACCACAGTTAAAGAAAAAGAAGAGAATATACTACAACTGAAAGAAGAAATAAAAGGTCATCAAGTACGTTTTAAGGATAACACCAATAAGCTGAGCCAATGCGAAACGGAAAGAATGAATCTTCGACAGATTcttaaagagaaaaaagaaaatataaaatatctaaTTCAAGAAAAAGACGAACTCCAAACTAGGCTTAGTAGTATTGCTAGTGAGAAACTGAGCAAGGGAAATCCCACAATTACCGATCTTGGAGATCCTAATCGTCCGATGAAAATTGGTGATAAATATGGAGAACTGTATGATAACGAATGGACAGATGCTATGGAATTCATCAATGACATAAAATCATTCTACAGTGTCAGTGAACATATTGATATAGAGGAAGTGATTGTACTCCATCTTTGCCAACTACTAAAAATTTGTTATAACGAATGTTTATCACTGGCAGATGAACAGATAGATAACATTGGAAAAACAATTTCAGAAACGTTGTGTCTCAACGTTAATTCTAGAAgtgatttttacaattttcccGCGTGCAAAGATGTAGTCGTACAAAGAATACAGAAGTCTGACCATTTTGTGAAACATTTGCTTGCTAATAAGATTATCGGGAAAACAGCTATGCATAACTGGGAATATGTGAATAAAAATGGAGACGTAATGGAGTATCTAATGAAAACGCCATTCTTTGATCAATGTGTTAATCTTTGTTGGTGTATGGTTATTCAAGATCCCGTAATGTATTTAGATGGAGACATAACACAAGGCAAAACTTTTGATAAGAACACATACAAGGAATTTGTCAAGAGCGGAAACAAAGTAAAATACGTTGTTTGGCCAGCACTTTTTCTACATAAAGACGGACCATTGCTACATAAAGGAATTGTACAAGCGTATTGGGATTTAAATTAA